From a region of the Mycobacterium sp. SMC-8 genome:
- a CDS encoding Xaa-Pro peptidase family protein — MTGARFDTDVYAQRLRAAVAAAADAGLAGLVITPGYDLRYLVGSRAQTFERLTALVLPANGEPTIVVPRLELAALKDSAVPELGVAVRDWVDGDDPYRLVADALPGQVPHHVAVTDSMPALHLLPLADVLAAVPVLATDVLRRLRMVKDPAEIDALRKAGAAIDRVHARVPEFLVPGRTEADVAADIAEAIVAEGHSEVAFIIVGSGPHGADPHHECSDRELRVGDIVVVDIGGPFDPGYNSDSTRTYSIGEPDPQVARRYAVLQRAQRAAVESVRPGVTAEQVDAAARDVLAAAGLAEAFVHRTGHGIGLSVHEEPYIVAGNTLPLQEGMAFSVEPGIYFPGQWGARIEDIVVVTADGAESVNNRPHDLVVVPVP, encoded by the coding sequence ATGACAGGCGCTCGATTCGACACCGACGTGTACGCACAGCGACTGCGCGCGGCGGTGGCTGCCGCGGCCGACGCCGGGCTGGCCGGCCTGGTGATCACACCGGGATACGACCTGCGCTACCTTGTCGGCTCCCGGGCCCAGACCTTCGAACGGCTGACCGCGCTGGTGCTGCCGGCAAACGGTGAGCCGACGATCGTGGTGCCGCGGCTGGAGCTCGCCGCGCTGAAGGACTCGGCCGTGCCTGAACTCGGTGTGGCAGTACGGGATTGGGTTGACGGTGACGATCCGTACCGCCTCGTCGCCGACGCGTTGCCCGGTCAGGTTCCACACCATGTCGCGGTCACCGATTCGATGCCGGCGCTGCATCTGCTGCCGCTGGCCGACGTGCTCGCCGCGGTGCCGGTGCTGGCCACCGACGTGCTGCGCAGGCTGCGGATGGTCAAGGATCCGGCCGAAATCGACGCACTGCGCAAGGCCGGTGCCGCGATCGACCGCGTGCACGCGCGGGTCCCCGAGTTCCTGGTCCCGGGCCGGACGGAAGCCGACGTCGCGGCGGACATCGCCGAAGCCATTGTGGCCGAAGGACATTCAGAAGTGGCGTTCATCATCGTGGGCTCCGGTCCGCACGGGGCCGATCCGCACCACGAGTGTTCGGACCGGGAACTGCGCGTCGGCGACATCGTCGTCGTGGACATCGGCGGCCCCTTCGACCCGGGCTACAACTCCGATTCCACCCGGACCTACAGCATCGGTGAACCCGACCCGCAGGTGGCACGCCGGTATGCCGTGCTGCAGCGGGCCCAGCGCGCCGCGGTCGAGTCCGTCCGGCCGGGCGTGACGGCCGAACAGGTCGACGCCGCGGCCCGTGACGTGCTGGCCGCCGCGGGACTGGCGGAGGCGTTCGTGCACCGCACCGGGCACGGTATCGGGTTGTCGGTGCACGAGGAGCCCTACATCGTGGCGGGAAACACGCTGCCGCTGCAGGAGGGGATGGCGTTCTCGGTCGAGCCGGGAATCTACTTCCCGGGCCAGTGGGGTGCGCGCATCGAGGACATCGTGGTCGTCACCGCCGACGGAGCGGAGTCGGTGAACAACCGGCCGCACGACCTCGTCGTGGTCCCGGTGCCCTGA
- a CDS encoding 5'-3' exonuclease, which yields MAGMARTSNEAPLVLLDGASMWFRSFFGVPSSITAPDGRPVNALRGFFDAVATVIARERPRRLVVCRDDDWRPQWRVDLIPSYKAHRVAVPAEEANPATDVDIEQVPDELTPQVDMIMEMLDAFGIPTAGAEQCEADDVLGTLAERERRDPVVVVSGDRDLLQLVRDEPVPVRVLYLGRGLSKAVKYGPREVAETYNVPVDRAGPAYAELALLRGDPSDGLPGVPGIGEKTAAALLAQHGSLERIVAAAHDPKSRLPKAHRNKLLAAADYIQRAGPVVRVATDADISFSTDGDELPLAARHPGKVAELADRYGVSSSIGRLQSALDKL from the coding sequence ATGGCCGGCATGGCCCGCACGTCCAATGAAGCCCCGCTGGTCCTGCTCGACGGTGCGAGTATGTGGTTCCGCTCGTTCTTCGGTGTCCCGTCGTCGATCACCGCGCCGGACGGTCGGCCGGTCAATGCGCTGCGCGGGTTCTTCGACGCGGTCGCCACAGTGATCGCCCGCGAACGGCCGCGCCGGCTGGTGGTCTGCCGGGACGACGACTGGCGGCCGCAGTGGCGCGTCGACCTGATCCCGTCGTACAAGGCGCACCGGGTAGCTGTCCCTGCCGAGGAAGCGAACCCGGCCACCGACGTCGACATCGAGCAGGTGCCCGACGAGTTGACCCCGCAGGTCGACATGATCATGGAGATGCTCGACGCGTTCGGCATCCCGACGGCCGGGGCCGAGCAGTGCGAGGCCGACGACGTGCTGGGCACGCTCGCCGAACGCGAGCGCCGCGACCCCGTGGTGGTGGTCAGCGGCGACCGCGACCTGCTGCAGCTGGTACGCGACGAGCCGGTCCCGGTCCGGGTGCTTTATCTGGGCCGCGGGCTGTCCAAGGCGGTCAAGTACGGCCCACGCGAGGTAGCCGAGACCTACAACGTGCCCGTCGACCGGGCCGGGCCGGCCTACGCAGAGCTGGCGCTGCTGCGGGGCGACCCATCCGACGGGCTGCCGGGCGTCCCGGGTATCGGGGAGAAGACAGCGGCCGCGCTGCTGGCTCAGCACGGGTCGCTGGAGCGGATCGTTGCCGCCGCACACGACCCGAAGTCGCGGCTGCCCAAGGCGCACCGGAACAAGCTGCTGGCCGCGGCCGACTACATCCAAAGGGCCGGACCGGTGGTGCGGGTGGCCACCGACGCCGACATCTCGTTCTCCACCGATGGTGATGAACTGCCACTGGCGGCCCGCCATCCCGGCAAAGTCGCCGAACTCGCCGACCGCTACGGCGTGTCGTCGTCGATCGGACGACTCCAGTCCGCCTTAGACAAGCTCTGA
- a CDS encoding SDR family NAD(P)-dependent oxidoreductase, producing the protein MEDTNAGPVVIFGGRSEIGVELACRLAPGAAVVLAARRPDALREQITAVQRAGAASVHTVAFDADDLAAHRGLVDAIEAEHGQIGTAVLAFGILGDQARAEEDPGHAAAIAHTDYVAQVSLLTELAARMRRAGAGTLVVFSSVAGVRVRRANYVYGSAKAGLDGFCSGLTDALHGTGVRLLLVRPGFVIGRMTQGMTPAPLSSTPAQVADATARALRKRRDTVWVPGPLALLALVFRLLPRPVWRRLPR; encoded by the coding sequence GTGGAGGACACGAACGCGGGACCGGTGGTGATTTTCGGCGGTCGCAGCGAGATCGGCGTGGAACTGGCGTGCCGGCTGGCGCCGGGGGCGGCGGTGGTGTTGGCCGCCCGCAGACCCGACGCGCTGCGCGAGCAGATCACCGCGGTGCAGCGGGCCGGGGCCGCGTCGGTGCACACGGTCGCGTTCGACGCCGACGATCTCGCCGCGCACCGCGGGCTGGTCGATGCGATCGAGGCCGAGCACGGCCAAATCGGCACCGCGGTGCTGGCGTTCGGGATCCTCGGCGACCAGGCCCGCGCCGAGGAGGATCCCGGGCACGCGGCCGCGATCGCGCACACCGACTACGTGGCCCAGGTCAGCCTGCTGACCGAACTGGCCGCCAGGATGCGCCGGGCCGGGGCGGGGACGCTGGTGGTGTTCTCGTCGGTGGCCGGCGTGCGGGTGCGTCGCGCGAACTACGTCTACGGGTCGGCCAAGGCGGGCCTGGACGGCTTCTGCAGCGGTCTGACCGATGCGCTGCACGGCACCGGTGTGCGGTTGCTGCTCGTGCGGCCCGGCTTTGTGATCGGCAGGATGACGCAGGGAATGACCCCGGCACCGCTGTCGAGCACGCCGGCGCAGGTGGCCGACGCGACGGCGCGGGCGCTGCGCAAGCGGCGCGACACGGTGTGGGTTCCCGGCCCGCTGGCGTTGTTGGCGCTGGTGTTCCGGCTGCTGCCGCGGCCGGTGTGGCGTAGGCTGCCGCGGTGA
- a CDS encoding precorrin-2 C(20)-methyltransferase: MSNPQGTLYGVGLGPGDPELVTVKAARVIGAADVVAYHSARHGRSIARSIAEPYLRNGQVEEHLVYPVTTETSDHPGGYAAAMEDFYRESADRIAAHLDAGRDVALLAEGDPLFYSSYMHMHTRLTERFDAVIVPGVTSVSAASAAVSTPLVQGDQVLTILPGTLPADELQRRLADTDAAVILKLGRSYPAVRQALCASGRMTDAFYVERASTERQRILPASDVDDASVPYFALAMLPGRDPEPSGTGSVAVVGLGPGDIGWMTPQSRRELAAATDLIGYGPYLDRVPVRGGQRLHPSDNTDEPARARLACELAEQGRTVAVVSSGDPGVFAMATAVLEEAEQWPGVQVRVIPAMTAAQAVASRVGAPLGHDYAVISLSDRLKPWDVIARRLSAAAAADMVLAIYNPASKTRTWQVAAMRDLLLEHRDPATPVVIGRDVSGPSESVRVVALGDLDPGEVDMRCLLIVGSSQTRWAAGGAGGADRVFTPRRYPQS, from the coding sequence ATGAGCAACCCGCAGGGAACGCTGTACGGAGTCGGACTGGGCCCGGGCGACCCCGAGCTGGTGACCGTCAAGGCGGCCAGGGTGATCGGCGCCGCCGACGTCGTCGCCTATCACAGTGCGCGGCACGGTCGCAGCATCGCCCGTTCGATCGCCGAGCCCTATCTGCGCAACGGGCAGGTCGAGGAGCACCTCGTCTACCCGGTCACCACCGAGACCTCCGACCACCCCGGCGGATATGCCGCAGCGATGGAGGACTTCTACCGCGAATCCGCCGACCGCATCGCCGCCCACCTGGACGCGGGGCGCGACGTCGCTCTGCTGGCCGAGGGCGATCCGCTGTTCTACAGCTCCTACATGCACATGCACACCCGCCTCACCGAGCGGTTCGACGCCGTGATCGTGCCCGGGGTGACCTCGGTCAGCGCCGCGTCGGCCGCGGTGTCGACGCCACTGGTACAGGGCGACCAGGTGCTCACCATCCTGCCGGGCACGCTGCCCGCCGACGAACTCCAACGCCGCCTGGCCGACACCGACGCGGCGGTGATCCTCAAGCTGGGACGGTCCTACCCCGCTGTGCGGCAAGCTCTTTGCGCGTCAGGCCGGATGACCGACGCGTTCTACGTCGAACGCGCCAGCACCGAGAGGCAGCGGATCCTGCCCGCGAGCGACGTCGACGACGCGTCGGTGCCCTACTTCGCGCTGGCCATGCTGCCCGGCCGCGATCCCGAGCCGTCCGGCACCGGCTCGGTGGCGGTGGTCGGGCTCGGGCCCGGTGACATCGGGTGGATGACGCCACAGAGCCGGCGGGAGCTGGCCGCGGCCACGGACCTGATCGGCTATGGCCCCTACCTGGACCGCGTGCCGGTCCGCGGTGGGCAGCGCCTGCATCCCAGCGACAACACCGACGAACCCGCCCGTGCGCGGCTGGCCTGCGAGTTGGCCGAACAGGGACGCACCGTGGCGGTGGTGTCGTCGGGCGATCCGGGGGTGTTCGCGATGGCGACCGCCGTGCTCGAGGAGGCCGAGCAGTGGCCCGGGGTGCAGGTCCGGGTGATCCCGGCGATGACCGCGGCCCAGGCGGTGGCCAGCCGGGTCGGCGCGCCGCTGGGGCACGACTACGCGGTGATCTCGCTGTCCGACCGGCTCAAGCCGTGGGACGTCATCGCCCGCCGACTTTCCGCCGCCGCGGCCGCCGACATGGTGCTCGCGATCTACAACCCGGCCTCCAAGACCCGCACCTGGCAGGTCGCCGCGATGCGGGACCTGCTGCTGGAACACCGTGATCCGGCGACGCCGGTCGTCATCGGCCGCGACGTGTCCGGGCCGAGCGAATCGGTGCGGGTGGTCGCGCTGGGCGATCTGGATCCCGGTGAGGTCGACATGCGTTGCCTGCTCATCGTCGGCTCGTCACAGACGCGCTGGGCCGCCGGGGGCGCCGGGGGCGCCGACCGCGTCTTCACCCCGCGCCGGTACCCGCAATCCTGA
- a CDS encoding phosphotransferase family protein, translated as MTIPRSPEDITPAWLTAVLGTDVDTADVVAIGTGQTGATYRVTAAYSTASRSPSLPTTFAVKLPAQDDEVRERVALGYVSEVDFYTAIARDVTIPAPGCFHSEISADGKDFVLVLADMAPAEQGDQIAGCTPGEAELAVEALAGLHGPTWNDRRYFDLPSIVMPKPGDEAAATGMGEVAKVAADITLDKLGASISDQDRDTLLTSMGLITPWLLAVPDRFSLMHGDYRLDNLLYDPDRTRVTVVDWQTLGLGLPSRDLAYFTATSLLPETRAEVERGLVERYHAALLGHGVTGYDLQTCWHDYRLGVLQAPLITALGTAFASSTDRGDEMMLTMLRRGCRAIRELESIALVRSYQASSPTTV; from the coding sequence GTGACGATTCCGCGTAGTCCTGAGGACATCACGCCCGCGTGGCTGACCGCGGTCCTGGGCACCGACGTCGACACGGCCGATGTGGTCGCCATCGGCACGGGGCAGACCGGCGCCACCTACCGGGTCACCGCCGCTTACTCCACTGCCTCCCGATCACCTTCTCTACCCACCACTTTCGCGGTTAAACTGCCCGCACAGGACGACGAAGTCCGAGAACGAGTCGCCCTGGGCTACGTGTCCGAGGTGGACTTCTACACCGCCATCGCCCGCGACGTCACCATCCCGGCGCCCGGCTGCTTTCACAGCGAGATTTCCGCTGACGGCAAGGATTTCGTGCTCGTATTGGCCGACATGGCGCCCGCCGAACAGGGCGATCAGATCGCCGGGTGCACCCCCGGCGAAGCGGAACTGGCCGTCGAGGCGCTGGCCGGGCTGCACGGGCCGACCTGGAACGACCGGCGATACTTCGACCTGCCGTCGATCGTGATGCCCAAGCCCGGCGACGAAGCGGCCGCCACCGGCATGGGCGAGGTGGCCAAGGTGGCGGCTGACATCACGCTGGACAAGCTGGGGGCGTCCATCAGCGACCAAGACCGCGACACACTGCTCACCTCGATGGGCCTTATCACCCCGTGGCTGCTCGCGGTGCCGGACCGGTTCTCGCTGATGCACGGCGATTACCGGCTCGACAACCTGCTCTACGACCCGGACCGCACCCGCGTCACCGTCGTCGACTGGCAGACTCTCGGGCTCGGGTTACCCAGCCGGGATCTGGCGTATTTCACCGCCACCAGTCTGCTACCGGAGACCCGGGCCGAGGTCGAGCGTGGTCTGGTCGAGCGGTACCACGCGGCACTGCTGGGCCACGGTGTCACCGGCTACGACCTCCAGACCTGCTGGCACGACTACCGACTCGGGGTGCTGCAGGCGCCGCTGATCACCGCGCTGGGCACCGCGTTCGCGTCGTCGACCGACCGCGGCGACGAGATGATGCTGACCATGCTGCGCCGCGGCTGCCGCGCCATCCGCGAACTCGAGTCGATCGCACTGGTCAGGTCGTATCAGGCTTCGTCACCGACCACTGTGTGA
- the cbiE gene encoding precorrin-6y C5,15-methyltransferase (decarboxylating) subunit CbiE, whose amino-acid sequence MIVVVGIGADGMAGLPPPSRAELARATVVYGSRRQLDLLDATVTAARRTWPSPLLPALDTLLDGDDVDVHVVASGDPLLHGIGSTLIRRFGPDRVAVLPHVSSVTLACSRVGWSVQDTEIISVVWREPHTAVRRGGQAVVLSRDGSTPAELARLLTATGRGDSELTVLEQLGGPKELRRTSTAREWAARPPADVDDLNVMAVRYLPDERRFGALPDDAFAHDGQITKQMIRAATLAALAPRPGELLWDVGAGSGSVSIEWCRSGPGCRAIAFERDDARRARVGENAVAYGVPVETARGAPESFADAAPPAAVFVGGGVSQPGLIEACWEKLPAGGRLVANAVTVESEFTLAQWYSRVGGRLRRFQHYQGDAVGAFTGWRPAMPVTQWSVTKPDTT is encoded by the coding sequence GTGATCGTCGTGGTGGGCATCGGCGCCGACGGAATGGCCGGGCTGCCGCCGCCTTCGCGCGCTGAACTTGCTAGGGCCACCGTTGTTTACGGTTCCCGTAGGCAGCTTGATCTGCTGGACGCGACGGTGACCGCGGCGCGGCGGACGTGGCCGAGCCCGCTGCTGCCGGCGCTGGACACACTGCTCGACGGTGACGATGTCGACGTGCATGTGGTGGCCAGCGGAGACCCGCTGCTGCACGGCATCGGCAGCACACTGATCCGCAGGTTCGGTCCGGACAGGGTGGCGGTGCTGCCGCACGTGTCGTCGGTGACGCTGGCCTGCTCGCGGGTCGGCTGGTCGGTGCAGGACACCGAGATCATCAGCGTGGTGTGGCGCGAACCGCACACCGCGGTGCGCCGTGGCGGGCAGGCCGTGGTGTTGTCGCGGGACGGTTCCACGCCGGCGGAACTGGCACGGCTGCTCACCGCCACCGGACGGGGTGACTCGGAGCTGACTGTCCTCGAACAGTTGGGCGGCCCAAAAGAGTTGCGGCGCACCTCGACAGCGCGGGAGTGGGCGGCCCGGCCACCGGCGGACGTCGACGACCTCAACGTGATGGCGGTGCGGTATCTGCCCGACGAGCGCCGGTTCGGCGCGCTGCCAGACGACGCGTTCGCCCATGACGGGCAGATCACCAAGCAGATGATCCGTGCCGCGACACTGGCCGCGCTCGCGCCGCGGCCGGGGGAGTTGCTCTGGGACGTGGGTGCGGGGTCGGGCAGTGTCTCGATCGAGTGGTGCCGCAGCGGACCCGGTTGCCGCGCGATCGCGTTCGAACGCGACGACGCCCGCCGCGCCAGAGTCGGCGAGAACGCGGTCGCCTACGGTGTGCCGGTCGAGACCGCACGCGGCGCACCGGAGTCCTTCGCCGATGCGGCGCCGCCCGCGGCGGTCTTCGTCGGCGGCGGCGTCAGTCAGCCCGGCCTGATCGAGGCCTGCTGGGAGAAACTGCCCGCCGGTGGCCGACTGGTCGCCAACGCGGTCACGGTGGAATCGGAATTTACACTGGCGCAATGGTATTCACGTGTTGGCGGGCGGCTGCGCCGGTTCCAGCACTACCAGGGCGACGCGGTCGGCGCGTTCACCGGATGGCGGCCGGCGATGCCGGTCACACAGTGGTCGGTGACGAAGCCTGATACGACCTGA
- a CDS encoding precorrin-8X methylmutase: protein MLDYIRDATEIYRQSFATIRAEADLARFPADVARVVVRLIHTCGQVDVAEHVAFTPDVTARTHAALAAGAPILCDSSMVAAGITRSRLPADNEVVSLVADPRAPERAAQLGTTRSAAAVDLWSDRIPGAVVAIGNAPTALFRLLELVDEGLAPPVSVLGGPVGFVGSAQSKQELIDNPRGVSYLVVTGRRGGSAMAAAAVNSIAAEEE, encoded by the coding sequence GTGCTCGACTACATCCGCGACGCCACTGAGATCTACCGTCAGTCGTTCGCGACGATCCGCGCCGAGGCGGACCTGGCCCGGTTCCCCGCCGACGTGGCCCGGGTGGTGGTCCGCCTGATTCACACGTGCGGACAGGTCGATGTCGCCGAGCACGTCGCATTCACCCCGGATGTCACTGCCCGCACCCACGCCGCCCTCGCCGCCGGCGCTCCGATCCTGTGCGACTCGTCCATGGTGGCCGCCGGAATCACCCGCAGCCGCCTGCCCGCCGACAACGAGGTGGTGTCGTTGGTCGCCGATCCGCGTGCGCCTGAACGGGCAGCTCAACTGGGCACCACCCGCTCGGCGGCCGCGGTGGACCTGTGGAGCGACCGGATCCCCGGGGCGGTCGTGGCGATCGGCAACGCCCCCACCGCGTTGTTCCGGCTGCTCGAACTCGTCGACGAGGGCCTGGCGCCGCCGGTCTCGGTGCTGGGCGGACCGGTCGGGTTCGTCGGATCCGCGCAGTCCAAGCAGGAGCTCATCGACAACCCCAGGGGCGTGTCGTATCTGGTGGTGACAGGCAGGCGCGGCGGTAGCGCGATGGCCGCTGCCGCCGTGAACTCGATTGCGGCAGAGGAAGAATGA
- a CDS encoding F420-dependent biliverdin reductase produces MAKATTRLTDDALAFLSERHLAMLTTLRADGSPHVVAVGFTFDPATHIARVITSGGSQKAVNAEHRGVAVLSQVDGARWLSLEGKSAVHTDADAVRDAELRYAQRYRTPRPNPKRVVIEVRIARVLGSSALLDRGEA; encoded by the coding sequence ATGGCCAAGGCGACGACCCGACTGACCGACGACGCGCTCGCGTTCCTGTCCGAGCGCCACCTCGCGATGCTGACCACGCTGCGGGCCGACGGGTCCCCGCATGTGGTGGCCGTCGGTTTTACGTTCGACCCCGCCACCCACATCGCCCGGGTGATCACCTCGGGCGGCTCCCAGAAGGCCGTCAACGCCGAGCATCGCGGGGTCGCGGTCCTCAGCCAGGTCGACGGCGCCCGCTGGTTGTCGCTGGAGGGCAAATCGGCGGTGCACACCGACGCCGACGCGGTACGCGACGCCGAACTACGGTACGCCCAGCGCTACCGCACGCCCCGGCCGAACCCGAAGCGCGTCGTGATCGAGGTGCGCATCGCGCGGGTGCTCGGGTCGTCGGCGCTGCTCGACCGCGGCGAGGCCTGA
- a CDS encoding TetR/AcrR family transcriptional regulator, with translation MRSPTDRRQPQKSDLRRSAILESLDHHLRASGFDDLNIADVTRRAGVTRSAFYFYFENKAAAVAALLEPMYEDGFLASDLLSDTSQPPRARIRGMLEALLGTVDEHRYLLAAMLEARASSSAVRGVWDDARESFVGPVASMIAGERESGRAPAGAPAEVLASLLLEFNDRLMERYTVGGRLTRAELLSGAETIWLRTIYAGDGD, from the coding sequence GTGCGTTCGCCGACCGACCGGCGGCAGCCACAGAAGAGCGACCTGCGGCGCAGCGCGATCCTGGAGTCACTGGACCACCACCTGCGCGCATCCGGCTTCGACGACCTCAACATCGCCGACGTCACCCGCCGGGCCGGTGTCACCCGGTCGGCGTTCTACTTCTACTTCGAGAACAAGGCCGCCGCGGTGGCCGCGCTGCTGGAGCCGATGTACGAGGACGGTTTCCTGGCCAGCGACCTGCTCAGCGACACCTCCCAGCCGCCCCGCGCCCGCATCCGGGGAATGCTGGAGGCGCTGCTGGGCACCGTCGACGAACACCGCTATCTGCTGGCGGCCATGCTGGAAGCCCGCGCATCCAGCTCCGCGGTCCGCGGTGTGTGGGACGACGCGCGGGAATCCTTCGTGGGCCCGGTCGCGTCGATGATCGCCGGTGAACGCGAGAGCGGACGGGCCCCGGCCGGCGCTCCTGCCGAGGTGCTCGCGAGCCTGCTGCTGGAGTTCAACGACCGGCTGATGGAGCGCTACACCGTCGGCGGCCGGCTCACCCGCGCCGAACTGCTGTCCGGCGCCGAGACCATCTGGTTGCGCACGATCTACGCCGGTGACGGCGACTGA
- a CDS encoding DUF4333 domain-containing protein, which produces MSGPQGSDPTQPWPGQQPEQGTDQPAGESAANQGWQPPTPGAGQQPEQQGWQPPAYTPQQYPQYQQPTQPPTYTPAQYPADQYGQQPAEYNPAGYPPPGQYSQPGGYGQQYGQPNAYGQPGPYGQYPGAPGYPAPGQEEGSKRSLAVIGGVVGVLAAVVIAAVLVLGFWKPGFFVTTKLDINAAQAGVEQILTDETNGYGARNVNDVKCNNGVSPTVKKGDSFNCEVSIDGTKRQVTVTFQDDDGTYEVGRPK; this is translated from the coding sequence ATGAGCGGACCGCAGGGATCCGACCCGACGCAGCCGTGGCCGGGTCAGCAGCCTGAACAGGGCACGGATCAGCCGGCGGGCGAATCGGCGGCCAACCAGGGCTGGCAGCCCCCGACTCCGGGCGCCGGCCAGCAGCCCGAGCAGCAGGGGTGGCAGCCGCCGGCGTACACGCCGCAGCAGTACCCGCAGTACCAGCAACCAACGCAGCCGCCGACGTATACGCCGGCGCAGTACCCGGCCGACCAGTACGGCCAGCAGCCCGCCGAGTACAACCCGGCCGGCTACCCGCCGCCCGGACAGTACAGCCAGCCGGGCGGATACGGCCAGCAGTACGGGCAGCCCAACGCCTACGGTCAACCGGGCCCCTACGGCCAGTACCCCGGTGCGCCCGGGTATCCGGCGCCAGGCCAGGAGGAAGGCTCGAAGCGTTCGCTGGCTGTGATCGGCGGAGTGGTCGGTGTGCTGGCCGCGGTCGTCATCGCCGCCGTGCTGGTGCTGGGCTTCTGGAAGCCGGGCTTCTTCGTCACCACCAAGCTCGACATCAATGCGGCCCAAGCCGGTGTGGAGCAGATCCTCACCGACGAGACCAACGGCTACGGCGCGAGAAACGTCAACGACGTGAAGTGCAACAACGGTGTGAGCCCGACGGTCAAGAAGGGCGACTCGTTCAACTGCGAGGTCAGCATCGACGGCACCAAGCGCCAGGTCACCGTCACCTTCCAGGACGACGACGGCACCTACGAGGTCGGCCGCCCGAAGTAA